In Scatophagus argus isolate fScaArg1 chromosome 3, fScaArg1.pri, whole genome shotgun sequence, one genomic interval encodes:
- the LOC124056345 gene encoding protein B4 isoform X2: MPPKKPAADSADPHAPSSSDASDKEKKSDAAALRKPATHPSTAIMVKEALKALDSRKGVSSQAIQNYIKQKYPTVDLVRLKHLVRRALKKGIETGTLVRPANSNVTTGAMGKFRLAPKVKEAKPKNENTDPNVQKEPKAAKDGAKKPKKAGVTQKKNAANEQDKSQEDSKPPKKSKKDGEAASSKVAPAKKPKGKKAAENQDGEGASASVKPKATKTKEAKAGKASKTKTTKAGTSAPASKATGKAGKKTAA, from the exons ATGCCTCCTAAGAAGCCAGCCGCAGACTCAGCTGACCCGCATGCGCCGTCCTCCAGCGATGCCTCGgacaaggaaaagaaatcaG ATGCTGCGGCGCTGCGAAAACCTGCAACCCATCCCTCCACAGCGATAATGGTGAAAGAAGCCCTGAAAGCGCTCGACTCGCGTAAAGGGGTTTCATCTCAGGCGATACAGAAttatattaaacaaaaatacCCCACAGTGGATTTGGTAAGGTTGAAGCACTTGGTCCGTAGAGCCCTGAAAAAGGGAATCGAAACTGGCACATTGGTGCGGCCTGCAAACTCCAATGTCACCACAGGCGCAATGGGGAAGTTTAGG CTTGCTCCAAAGGTCAAAGAGGCAAagccaaaaaatgaaaacactgatccAAATGTGCAGAAAGAGCCCAAAGCAGCAAAGGATGGAGCCAAGAAGCCCAAAAAAGCag gtgtcacacagaagaaaaatgctGCCAATGAACAAGACAAGTCACAGGAG gaCTCAAAGCCTCCcaaaaagtcaaagaaagatggagaggctGCTTCCTCAAAGGTTGCTCCAGCAAAAAAGCCGAAAGGtaaaaaagctgcagaaaacCAGGACGGTGAAGGAGCCTCAGCTTCAGTCAAACCTAAAGCCACAAAGACAAAGGAGGCAAAGGCAGGAAAGGCATCCAAGACCAAGACTACTAAAGCAGGCACCAGCGCCCCTGCCAGTAAAGCAACTGGGAAAGCAGGGAAGAAGACTGCAGCGTAA
- the LOC124056345 gene encoding histone 24 isoform X1 has protein sequence MPPKKPAADSADPHAPSSSDASDKEKKSGLNAHCSHPEDAAALRKPATHPSTAIMVKEALKALDSRKGVSSQAIQNYIKQKYPTVDLVRLKHLVRRALKKGIETGTLVRPANSNVTTGAMGKFRLAPKVKEAKPKNENTDPNVQKEPKAAKDGAKKPKKAGVTQKKNAANEQDKSQEDSKPPKKSKKDGEAASSKVAPAKKPKGKKAAENQDGEGASASVKPKATKTKEAKAGKASKTKTTKAGTSAPASKATGKAGKKTAA, from the exons ATGCCTCCTAAGAAGCCAGCCGCAGACTCAGCTGACCCGCATGCGCCGTCCTCCAGCGATGCCTCGgacaaggaaaagaaatcaGGTCTGAACGCACACTGCAGTCATCCAGAAG ATGCTGCGGCGCTGCGAAAACCTGCAACCCATCCCTCCACAGCGATAATGGTGAAAGAAGCCCTGAAAGCGCTCGACTCGCGTAAAGGGGTTTCATCTCAGGCGATACAGAAttatattaaacaaaaatacCCCACAGTGGATTTGGTAAGGTTGAAGCACTTGGTCCGTAGAGCCCTGAAAAAGGGAATCGAAACTGGCACATTGGTGCGGCCTGCAAACTCCAATGTCACCACAGGCGCAATGGGGAAGTTTAGG CTTGCTCCAAAGGTCAAAGAGGCAAagccaaaaaatgaaaacactgatccAAATGTGCAGAAAGAGCCCAAAGCAGCAAAGGATGGAGCCAAGAAGCCCAAAAAAGCag gtgtcacacagaagaaaaatgctGCCAATGAACAAGACAAGTCACAGGAG gaCTCAAAGCCTCCcaaaaagtcaaagaaagatggagaggctGCTTCCTCAAAGGTTGCTCCAGCAAAAAAGCCGAAAGGtaaaaaagctgcagaaaacCAGGACGGTGAAGGAGCCTCAGCTTCAGTCAAACCTAAAGCCACAAAGACAAAGGAGGCAAAGGCAGGAAAGGCATCCAAGACCAAGACTACTAAAGCAGGCACCAGCGCCCCTGCCAGTAAAGCAACTGGGAAAGCAGGGAAGAAGACTGCAGCGTAA